The genomic stretch ACTTCCCAGGATCTCCGTATAGGTGCCGATCTGGGACCTATTTTGTTTTGAGATGTATCACACCAAATTGAAGCAGTGTCACTTAGTGGTGGCACATGAAAGGACAACAGACACCCGATTACACTGAGACAAGTTGGGCAACGTTCTTTTTGCCGAGTGTTTCGGATGACGCGGCTGTATGCTGCTGACGGCAAATTTCTTTCAGTACCGTGTTTTCTGTCTCCTGTGCAGATGGGGTGCTTGATCTGTCCACCAAGGGGCGCTTTAGCACATCCCTCCCAAAGTCTGCCAGCAGCTCTGTGGTGCCTCCAGTGAAAGGGTAAGCAAGCCCCTGTGCGCTGCTGAACGCTGACTTACCCTCATGGTTCTGTCttcctgtctgtcctgtctgctCCTCAGTTGGAAGCTGCAATAGAGCCCTGCTTTTGTCATGTGCTTTTAATGAAGGTTTTCAGCCTTGTCTCATGTTTTTTACATTTCACCAAAGACTTGTGGGCAACAAATAAATATGCAGGGACCCCTGCTGGGCATCTGGCTTTAACACAAGATTGACTGATGGTTGCTCATCAGTCAAAGAGTATGTTCGTATGAACACAGTTGATTCGTCCAAGGTGGAATAGTTTTCATTGAACACAAACTGCAGTGTTTTGCTTCGGATATGCTGGAAGCTCTCTGGTGATGAAGTACATGATTTTTAGTTTCGATTTCTGGTGGAAGTTCCTTTCAAAAGTCAAGTATTTGGCAGCGTATAGTTTTTAAAATACTGTGCATTTGGCTAGATATTGAGGTAAAGTTGTCTGTTATAAATGTGCGCGTAAATTCTGTCATATTATGAGTAAAGCAAAGTGGGTATTTTGCTATTCAGAGACTTCTGTGATGAAGTAAACCATAGAATGGTTATAAGGGGCTTTCGATCAGCCCAATAGCAGCAGTGTAGCATCCGTACTGTAGGTGTGTGTGATCTGCCAGGTTGTGACACTCTGTCCTCTGGTGTATGTGCAGTATGAGCTGTTGTATGCTATCAGACGACACCTACTGGCCCTATCCCATTGGTGCAGTTTGGGTGTTGACTACAAATGCTTGCCTCAATTCATACCTGTATATATTCTCTGCAACCTGCCCTGGAACATGTGAGGGTGTCCATGGACTCCAGTTTCCCATTTTACAGTTCATACCAGCCGTTGTTCATACCGTGAAAGATGTTTTTCcatcaggcgggggggggggggggggggcatttgttTGGCTTTATCTGCGTGCTGTATGTCTGTGAAGCTGACTGATTGGGTCAGTGGGAGGTTCCTGGGTGCTTTTCTGGGGACTCGCTGGGACAGGAGTGGGCCGCCCAGTACACAAGAGCAGAAAGATGAGTGCCCTAATGGTGGGGCCCGAAAGGCAGCTGTTGGGCCGGCTGGGGTCAGGAAAGCCTCAGACTCACTGGGTGCATCTTTGACATAATGGGGGACCTGCTTGTACTTTAATAAAGCAAGTAACTTTATGCCATTTTGGCCCCTCTTCTCCGAAACATGGGTCTCTGAGAACCTCATCAGTTATTCAGACGTACATCCTGATGTTGAGTGCAGTACCTTCCTGTTGCTGGTCTTCTGGCTTGGCTGCCTTTTTGTTTCACCCCTGACTGGAAGCTGATATCATTTAGGATACTATGAAGGGGCTCCTGCAGTTTGTTGGCTTGGGAACACGGTTGTATGTGAAATTTAGATGGGATGCGTGTGCAATAGGAAGTCATCTAAGAGTGTCTGACTCTGATTCTACCTGTAATCTAAAATCTTAAGAAGTCACGAGGATGGTTTTTAATCCAAATAAAAGCAGTAAGTGTGCCAGTTTCTGGCCATTTAGTGAAAATGCTGAGTGCTTCCGTTATCTTGCCTACACCACTGTGCCTGTACACCTATCAATACACTGCGTTTTAAAGTTGTCAGGGTGAAAGTAATGTTGGTAGGAGTGTGTGATTTGACAATATTAGATAGTGAATGATTAAAATCCCTTTAATCCCTAGTAAATGCATTTACGGAGAGATTGAGCACTGTGGAACAAAAACATTCTATCAGTTGCAGCTATATGGCTCAGACATGCATCTAAAGTTGTCAGCCAAATTCGTTTTGACACACCAGTAATGCGGTAATAGCAAACGGGTAGTCTCTTGGATTTCTTCCCCTCTCCCTTTAGCGCTGTTGTGCCAACATGCAACACATTTCGTATTTGCCAACGTGGTGGCAAGGATGATACGGAGGAGTTGGTCCCTGAAAAGAATTCGACATCAGTAATATGGAAATTGTTCGGAATTTCCGAAATTGACACTGCGCAAACCAGTTATTTGGTAGCAGTCATGGGACTTTTACAGTACACAAAAAGGTGAATCCATACCGAGTGTGGCTGTGAGACGAGGGAGTGGACAGATGGCTGTGGTAACAGAGACCTCTGTTTTGTCTCCTATCTAACTTACTGCACTGTAATGTTTTTTACCTGAGATGCAGCAGCATCTCCCTTCTGGTCACAGTGGCTTTAATCCAGGGGCCCTTTGGACCCCCAAGGCCAACCTGCGCTATGGCAGCTTTGCTTTTTGCTGTCAAACTCTTATTCCCTCAGCATTTCGCAGGTAATGTTGTTGTCttaaaaaaccaaaacattgatgtttttttaaaatctcATTCCCATTTGTCTAGTAGATGCCTTTGACTAAAATTGTGTCCTGATTCTGTTGCCTTAGACTTAGACTGTGTGtgaatggaagatggatgcactATTATAAATGCAACCAGTCTGTCTATTACACTGACTGATACACCTAGGCCTTTGCAGATGGGCTGACAATGTAATCAGAACGAAGGTGAAGCATCCATTACACCAGCATGGGTTGATCCCCTTAGGATCTTCTGTTTGTTTTGACGTTGTCTGTAGTGTGTTTGTGtcaaggtgcccccccccccccccccccgccacattctgccttgtgctgcctgccccccacaaccctgtgcTGAGGAACCAGAGAGTGGATGCATGTTTTAAATATCAGTAAatgtaataatagtaataatttgaGGTCACCATGCATGaaagtaaaaaataattttatatatatatatatatatatatatatatatatatatatatgtgtgtgtgtgtgtgtgtgtatatatatgtatatatatatatatatatatatatatatatatatatatatatatatatatataaaaataaataaaatatgtgtatgtatgtttggGGTTGCTGGTTAAGCAGTGGTATGGTTGACCTTTTCTTTACAGCAGCATGGTTTGTTTTTCCAGTGCAAAGATTTTGTAATTGTTTTTCAGAATAATAGCCGTACTTGTTGTGGACATGTATGGTGGTGCTAAATGCTTTTGGTATGTAGATGTTCTCCAGTTAAAATGTATGCTTTGCATATCTCATTCTAAGAAGGGtggcagctctttcattttatgGGTCACTCCTGTGTGTTTAATAACACAtctcttttctttgtctttcagGAGTTTGCATTTGGCAAAAGCAAGAGATCTGCAGTCAACATCCACCCTAGAGCAGTTCATGGCCAAACTGTGTCTCCATCACCAGCAGCAGATTGCAGATGCCCTGGGTTTCCTGAAGACTGAAGTTAAGGCTGTTGTAGCGCCCCCCCGAGCCCCAGATCACACAGATTCCAATCCAGCATCCCAGCAGCATGCAGCCATGGATGTAGAAGGAGTGGACAGCGAGAGAGGACCTACCAGCATAACGGGTTGCAGAAGCTTGGTTCCAGAAGAGCCCGCTCAGGGAGCGTGTACATCCAGTACCGCTGATGGACTCTCTGCTCAGCAGAAGCATGCCAACACCCTGTATCTCCATGGACATTGTTCAGAAGACGGGGGAGACTCCTTATTGTCACTGGACATTATCAAAAGTGCTGACGGAGAGAACCGTGTCCATAGTAACGTGTTGAATGCTGCAGGGGAAAAGTCTGACAGTCTGGTTGAAGTGAATTTGTCAAGCTCTTCTCACCCTGTGGAAGGCACTTTAGAGGAGCGACAGTGCAATCCTAATACTCCCTCAAGTAGAGGTGGGTCTCATCCTGTGACACTTGATTCGTCTTCAGTAAGGCATGGTCAGGGTTTCTGTCCTCTGCATCTCACAGGACAGACAGGCTCTTCTGGGAATACCAAAGACTTCTTGGCTGGGCCCTACCCTGTGCCAGAGACCTCAAAGACAAGCTGCGCTATTTCCCCTAGGAAAGCTCGAAAAAGTAGGAGGAGGCTTTACCCTCTGGCCCGGGACTTTTCTGTTTGTCGGGTCGATTATGATGGCCATTATGACATTGTGTACGTTAGCAAGCCGGTAACAGAAAGTGAGGTCTGTCCCCGGCACCGCTTGCCCCTTCGGCAGAATGCCAGGAAGAGCACGCGAGGTCACACGTATTTAGATGAGATCTGGCAGTTGAAAACGGTCCGAACGCTCTCTTTAAAAGCTAAGGACAATGAGAAGGGTGACTGGCCTGCTCCGATAGCTGCAAGTAACACACTGGTTACCCCTGTGCAAGTTCCTGGTAAGCCAGATGGTGTCCCTCCAGTAGATATACCACTTGCTGGGGGCTGTGAAGAGGCAATCAGTCAGAACGAGCCTGGGGAGGAGCCAGCCGAGATTGTAACTGCCGAGTGGAACAGAATAGCGTTCACAGATTCTGAGTGTCCCAGAGGAGGCAGCCCGACAAGCCACACACAGAATGAGGAGCAGCCTCTTGCTCCTGTCAGGCATCAGGATGCGGTACTTGACGAGCAGGAGGTTTTGGATCCCACCAGCATCATGGCACTTCTCGAGGATGCCAGAGAGCAGTCGGATGACCCTGGTGGGCATGAAAATGTGCAGCCGCCTGATATTCTGCCGCCTGATATTCTACCACCTGAAATTGAGGGAGCACCAGCTCCATTTGTGTCAGATACCATGTCGACAGAAGATGGGCTACTTGATTATGCTGAGGCTGAAACGTGTTTGCAGGAAAATCAACCCACTGAACCACCGGAAGAAGAGATACTGTCAAAAGACAACCCTGCTGTAGAAAGAGAAGAGGGAGTTCAGGCAACAATGGATGAGCTGGAAAAACAAGGGAATGAATCTGCCTGCCTGGAAACGCACAACATACTCCATGAGACAAGCGAGGTGGAGATACCACCACCAACTGAGCCAGAATCTGCTACGCTATTAGTGCAGCTTGAGAAGGATGGAGCATTGAATGAAGAGACGGTAGTCGTGCCGGTAAGCATAAGCACAAAAAAGGTAAATGAAAGTGATGTTGCAACTCTGGATAGGTGCTTGCGAAGTACTAAAAAGACAAGCTTGTCTGCGTTGGTGAAACTTTGCGATACTGCTGAAGAAATGCCCGAAGCATCAGAGGAGGATATCTCAGAAAGCCCAAGGCAGAATCTCAGAACGCATAGAACTGCAGATGTGAAACAGAGGGACGAGCCTGGCCGAGTGTTGCGCTCCTCTTCTGTAGGGAAAGCCAACACTGACCAAGTAGAAGGAGCCATACAGACAAGGAGCCGGCCAAAGCTGACATTGATAAAGGGAGGGGTGAACGACAGTGGGATACAGGTCAACACAGGGCCCAGCACAGAGATGGAGAGCCCAATGGTAGCCAAGGACAGCCGGGAGAGGAAAGCAACCATGTCCCCACGCGATTGCCTGAGGACAGATGCCAAGGTAGCTGGTGCCATGGAAACGTGTGGAAAAATGCAACTGAGAAAGGACAGCGAAGGTGTCTGCGCTAGTGAAAGCTTGAGCTTGATGACTTCAGGTAAAAATCACTTTGGATCCAAGCAGCTGCATAGTCTGGACTATCTCCTGAAAACCAGGCCAGAGAAGCAGGCACTGAAACAGAAGGACACCGATAAGTTTGGCCTGTGCAAGATGGAGCTTTTGGGCTCAAGCCCTCATAAGTTTGTCGGTATCCTAAAAAAGGAAGAGAACCAGCAACTCATCAGCAGTCTAAATAACAAGTATGACAAAATGCAGAGGGGCTGGATTCAGATTGACAGAGTGGGTCAGCACATGACAGGTAGACCCAAGAACAGGGCAGACCGACTGAAGGAGATCTGGAAGAGTAAACGGAGAGTCCGAAAGGTGAAGTGTGTCGGTCAGCTAAAATCCTCGCCGGTGCACATGCTGTTTACGAAGACTTTTGACCTGAGCACTATCTGTCACTGGTTTTTACAGACCACTGAAACGAAATCACTTGTGATCACTAAaaaagctaacacgagactctCATCAGAAACTCAACTTTGTTTCCATGGTTCCTCTGGCATGCCAGGTTCCTCTCATGGTGTTTTTCCAAGTTTGCAAGCCGAACGCTTAAAAAAGCACCTGAAAAAATTTGCTGTGGCATCCCCAGTGAAGAGCAATCCCAAGAACCAAAGACTGATATCTAAAGCCTGGGAACGGGGAGACTCTTGTAGCAGAGGGAGGGACATGACAAAAGAATTGACCAGAGCCACAGGCATATGTACAAAACGGTACAGTGAGCAGCCCCAGGAGCGTCCTGTACAGACAGCAGACAGTGTGAAGGCTGCAGGGAGAAGCCCGGCCTCAGCCAGGATCCTCCGAAAGTACTCCAATATCCGAGAGAAGCTGCAGGTCCAGCAACGCACGCTTACACACAAGGCAGTGCACAGAGAAGTGCTTCAGAAGCTAATGCCCCGGTCAAAGCCAGC from Brienomyrus brachyistius isolate T26 chromosome 3, BBRACH_0.4, whole genome shotgun sequence encodes the following:
- the wu:fc17b08 gene encoding uncharacterized protein wu:fc17b08, encoding MADQDSPLDLTIRKDKGEPSGQDGVLDLSTKGRFSTSLPKSASSSVVPPVKGSLHLAKARDLQSTSTLEQFMAKLCLHHQQQIADALGFLKTEVKAVVAPPRAPDHTDSNPASQQHAAMDVEGVDSERGPTSITGCRSLVPEEPAQGACTSSTADGLSAQQKHANTLYLHGHCSEDGGDSLLSLDIIKSADGENRVHSNVLNAAGEKSDSLVEVNLSSSSHPVEGTLEERQCNPNTPSSRGGSHPVTLDSSSVRHGQGFCPLHLTGQTGSSGNTKDFLAGPYPVPETSKTSCAISPRKARKSRRRLYPLARDFSVCRVDYDGHYDIVYVSKPVTESEVCPRHRLPLRQNARKSTRGHTYLDEIWQLKTVRTLSLKAKDNEKGDWPAPIAASNTLVTPVQVPGKPDGVPPVDIPLAGGCEEAISQNEPGEEPAEIVTAEWNRIAFTDSECPRGGSPTSHTQNEEQPLAPVRHQDAVLDEQEVLDPTSIMALLEDAREQSDDPGGHENVQPPDILPPDILPPEIEGAPAPFVSDTMSTEDGLLDYAEAETCLQENQPTEPPEEEILSKDNPAVEREEGVQATMDELEKQGNESACLETHNILHETSEVEIPPPTEPESATLLVQLEKDGALNEETVVVPVSISTKKVNESDVATLDRCLRSTKKTSLSALVKLCDTAEEMPEASEEDISESPRQNLRTHRTADVKQRDEPGRVLRSSSVGKANTDQVEGAIQTRSRPKLTLIKGGVNDSGIQVNTGPSTEMESPMVAKDSRERKATMSPRDCLRTDAKVAGAMETCGKMQLRKDSEGVCASESLSLMTSGKNHFGSKQLHSLDYLLKTRPEKQALKQKDTDKFGLCKMELLGSSPHKFVGILKKEENQQLISSLNNKYDKMQRGWIQIDRVGQHMTGRPKNRADRLKEIWKSKRRVRKVKCVGQLKSSPVHMLFTKTFDLSTICHWFLQTTETKSLVITKKANTRLSSETQLCFHGSSGMPGSSHGVFPSLQAERLKKHLKKFAVASPVKSNPKNQRLISKAWERGDSCSRGRDMTKELTRATGICTKRYSEQPQERPVQTADSVKAAGRSPASARILRKYSNIREKLQVQQRTLTHKAVHREVLQKLMPRSKPAAEQREKIVAVGKSHRERRPPASVSHKPVEKVITKETGAKKRLSAALSEKNHDEPKRCLKVSSNADTSPPCPSNSRSKKKAAVSPREAKVHGKVLRSSVPGRGLPEHMVEVKPSVQDQVVTRSQRKTEITATSSVSRSGMKRTLDLKVAPAKRTRASHLK